In Symmachiella dynata, the following are encoded in one genomic region:
- a CDS encoding ATP-binding cassette domain-containing protein, which translates to MLNLSGVSKSYGKKQVLAPTDLHVESGKITVLIGPSGCGKSTLLRLMIGLIAPDAGRIEFEGIDLSQADIESLRHKMGYVIQDGGLFPHLTAEQNVGLLARHLNWKEEAVRARMTELAELTHFPVEGLDRYPVQLSGGQRQRVSLMRALMLDPDLLLLDEPLGALDPLIRTDLQVELREIFAALKKTVVLVTHDIGEAGFFGDRIILMREGNIVQSGTLDELVNQPADPFVTRFINAQRSPLAALSGGER; encoded by the coding sequence ATGCTCAATCTCAGCGGCGTTTCTAAATCGTACGGCAAAAAACAGGTGCTGGCGCCGACGGACCTGCACGTCGAATCGGGCAAGATCACCGTATTGATCGGGCCGAGCGGTTGCGGCAAATCGACCCTGCTGCGATTGATGATCGGCTTGATCGCGCCCGATGCGGGACGGATTGAATTCGAGGGCATCGATCTGAGCCAGGCCGACATCGAGTCACTACGACATAAAATGGGTTACGTGATTCAAGACGGCGGCCTGTTTCCGCATTTGACCGCAGAGCAAAACGTGGGGCTCTTAGCCCGGCACCTGAACTGGAAAGAAGAGGCCGTTCGCGCGCGGATGACGGAATTGGCGGAATTGACTCACTTTCCCGTCGAGGGTTTGGATCGCTATCCCGTTCAGCTCTCCGGCGGACAGCGACAGCGCGTCAGCTTGATGCGGGCTTTGATGCTCGACCCCGATTTGTTGCTCTTGGACGAACCGTTGGGCGCACTCGACCCGCTGATCCGCACCGACCTGCAAGTCGAACTGCGGGAGATCTTTGCCGCCTTAAAAAAAACCGTGGTGCTGGTCACGCACGATATCGGGGAGGCAGGCTTCTTCGGTGATCGCATTATTCTGATGCGCGAAGGAAACATCGTCCAATCCGGCACGCTGGACGAACTCGTCAATCAACCGGCCGATCCGTTTGTGACACGATTCATCAATGCACAACGCTCCCCGCTCGCCGCCCTATCGGGAGGGGAGCGATGA
- a CDS encoding DEAD/DEAH box helicase, protein MSNETEKPTKGFADFGLSETTLKALKKVNYETPSPIQAAFIPIAVTGKDCMGQAQTGTGKTASFVLPSLQAIDDRIPATQVLVLTPTRELSDQVNAEAQRLCHGTKCRTTSCVGGKDIRKQISDLKRGAQIAVGTPGRVLDLISRGVLDLSTLKIVILDEADRMLDIGFRPDIEKILRSCPAKRQTLLLSATMPPPVERLARRFMNEPERVDLSTKGIAATTVEQFCVTVDRNRKYELLTRVLFQEKPRQAIVFTRTKRGADALLKRLSRKLTKQIAVIHGDLQQRQRDRVLNGFREGNIRLLIATDVMGRGIDVSGVSHIINYDIPEFCDDYVHRIGRTGRMNGELGRGFTFVTPEEGEQLTNIEIRINGLLEPYTVPNFDAFEPRKPYDPEKAAEEREKAPPAPTRNGRFRRTALAARVV, encoded by the coding sequence TTGTCCAACGAAACGGAGAAGCCAACCAAAGGCTTCGCAGACTTCGGTCTCAGCGAGACGACCCTCAAAGCTCTAAAGAAGGTCAATTACGAAACCCCCAGTCCCATTCAAGCAGCGTTCATACCCATTGCCGTGACCGGCAAGGACTGCATGGGACAGGCCCAAACGGGCACTGGCAAGACGGCCTCTTTTGTACTGCCGTCACTACAAGCCATCGACGATCGCATTCCCGCTACACAAGTGCTCGTGCTCACGCCCACACGCGAATTGAGCGATCAAGTCAATGCGGAAGCCCAGCGGCTTTGCCACGGCACCAAATGCCGCACCACCAGTTGTGTGGGAGGCAAGGACATCCGCAAGCAGATCTCCGACCTCAAACGTGGTGCACAAATCGCGGTCGGAACCCCCGGACGGGTTTTGGATTTGATTTCCCGCGGCGTGCTGGATCTCTCAACACTGAAAATCGTGATCCTCGACGAAGCGGACCGGATGCTCGATATCGGATTTCGTCCCGACATCGAAAAGATCCTCCGCAGCTGTCCCGCAAAACGGCAAACGTTATTGCTCTCCGCCACGATGCCGCCGCCGGTCGAACGGTTGGCACGACGGTTCATGAACGAACCGGAACGGGTCGATCTGTCGACGAAAGGAATCGCCGCCACCACCGTGGAGCAATTCTGCGTGACGGTCGATCGCAATCGCAAATACGAACTGCTGACGCGCGTTTTGTTTCAAGAAAAACCGCGACAAGCAATCGTGTTTACACGAACCAAACGCGGCGCGGATGCACTATTGAAGCGGTTGTCGCGCAAACTGACCAAGCAAATCGCGGTGATTCACGGCGACTTGCAACAGCGGCAGCGAGATCGCGTGCTGAATGGTTTTCGCGAAGGCAACATTCGGTTGTTGATTGCGACCGACGTGATGGGACGTGGTATCGACGTCAGCGGCGTCTCACACATCATCAACTACGACATTCCGGAATTTTGCGATGACTACGTGCATCGCATCGGCCGGACGGGACGGATGAATGGCGAACTTGGCCGCGGGTTTACATTCGTCACCCCCGAAGAAGGGGAACAACTGACGAATATCGAGATCCGCATCAACGGTCTGCTTGAGCCGTATACGGTGCCCAATTTCGATGCCTTCGAACCCCGCAAACCGTACGATCCGGAAAAGGCGGCCGAGGAACGCGAAAAAGCGCCCCCCGCACCCACGCGGAACGGTCGTTTCCGCCGCACGGCGCTCGCAGCCCGCGTGGTCTGA
- a CDS encoding DMP19 family protein: protein MDGETVESRVFQWLEKYYPDGVGWQNPDSDCLGDAPIEIKLVAATNTIEYNISNGGWGQFLWNCHGTWRRLLAIGHEGYKLIGADAQADALQELGVLCERDIEECREYIRRADAEQDFKYPASFTAQRVFFEEDHWTNLFYSTSGVYEKRLEWLEKNQERVLEALMYVPG, encoded by the coding sequence GTGGATGGCGAAACTGTTGAATCACGCGTTTTCCAGTGGCTCGAAAAATATTACCCTGATGGTGTCGGCTGGCAGAATCCAGATAGTGATTGTCTCGGCGATGCACCAATCGAAATCAAATTGGTCGCGGCAACCAACACGATTGAGTACAACATCAGTAATGGGGGCTGGGGGCAGTTTCTTTGGAATTGTCACGGTACTTGGCGGCGTCTCCTTGCAATCGGCCACGAAGGATACAAGCTTATCGGAGCAGATGCGCAAGCGGACGCACTACAGGAACTCGGCGTCCTCTGCGAACGAGACATTGAAGAGTGTCGCGAATATATTCGCCGCGCAGATGCCGAGCAAGACTTCAAATACCCTGCATCATTTACTGCACAGAGAGTCTTCTTCGAAGAAGACCATTGGACAAATTTGTTCTATTCGACGTCCGGGGTTTATGAGAAACGCCTTGAATGGCTGGAGAAAAACCAGGAGCGAGTTCTAGAAGCGTTGATGTATGTTCCGGGATAA
- a CDS encoding WD40/YVTN/BNR-like repeat-containing protein, whose protein sequence is MSNRLHVGTKKGLFTLRRNSEADDWTIARRDFLGEPVSMLFHDARDGCLYCALNHGHFGVKLHRQNQGEETWTEIAAPQFPEQTPEEKQQEEEKEGRPNSWSLSQIWALESAGADQPGVLWAGTIPGGLFRSPDRGESWQLLRSLWDRPERLQWFGGGYDDPGIHSVCVDPRDSAHVTVGVSCGGVWTTRDGGETWDLCADGMRAEYMPPELAGAGNVQDPHRLVNCSADPDTFWVQHHNGIFRTTDDCQSWQELDRVQPSGFGFAVAVHPQNPDIAWFVPAVKDECRIPVAGKMVVTRTDDGGQSFIIMSDGLPATDAYDLVYRHALDVDATGRNLVMGSTTGSLWVSSDAGESWQTVSEHLPPVHVIRFAGGD, encoded by the coding sequence ATGAGTAATCGCCTGCACGTAGGAACGAAGAAAGGGTTATTTACCCTCCGCCGGAATAGCGAGGCGGACGACTGGACGATCGCCCGACGGGATTTCCTTGGCGAGCCGGTCTCGATGCTGTTTCATGATGCCCGCGATGGGTGTTTGTATTGTGCATTGAATCACGGGCACTTTGGTGTGAAGTTGCATCGCCAGAACCAGGGCGAAGAGACGTGGACCGAAATCGCAGCTCCGCAATTCCCTGAGCAGACGCCTGAGGAAAAACAGCAGGAGGAAGAGAAAGAAGGACGGCCCAACTCATGGAGCCTTTCACAAATCTGGGCGCTCGAGTCGGCCGGAGCGGATCAACCGGGTGTGCTGTGGGCGGGAACGATCCCCGGCGGATTGTTTCGCTCTCCCGATCGGGGTGAGTCGTGGCAACTGCTACGCTCATTGTGGGACCGTCCGGAACGGCTGCAATGGTTTGGCGGCGGGTACGACGATCCGGGCATCCACTCGGTCTGTGTCGACCCGCGCGATTCCGCGCACGTCACCGTGGGTGTCTCCTGCGGCGGCGTGTGGACCACGCGCGATGGTGGCGAAACGTGGGACCTTTGCGCCGATGGGATGCGGGCCGAATATATGCCCCCCGAATTGGCCGGCGCGGGCAACGTTCAGGATCCGCACCGGTTGGTCAATTGCTCCGCTGATCCGGATACGTTTTGGGTGCAACACCACAACGGCATCTTTCGTACCACCGACGACTGTCAGTCATGGCAAGAACTGGATCGCGTGCAACCGTCCGGTTTCGGATTTGCCGTTGCAGTGCATCCGCAGAATCCCGACATCGCTTGGTTCGTCCCCGCTGTGAAAGACGAATGCCGCATTCCGGTCGCCGGTAAAATGGTCGTGACGCGGACCGACGACGGCGGACAATCCTTCATCATCATGAGCGACGGTCTCCCGGCGACCGATGCCTACGACCTGGTCTACCGACACGCCCTGGACGTCGACGCCACCGGTCGCAATCTGGTGATGGGCTCCACCACCGGTTCGCTGTGGGTGTCGAGCGATGCGGGAGAGTCATGGCAAACGGTATCGGAGCATCTCCCCCCGGTGCATGTGATTCGTTTTGCGGGTGGGGATTGA
- a CDS encoding beta-sandwich domain-containing protein, with the protein MNVLLKTDPAMSNRRFDSLASFTAAIILCGLPALLAADETQPASADKAAWGSVTGRVVFEGDLSDPLLDRFRGEIPVYAGPRSLLAVERNVRVNPDNARQIGVEINRTLMIDKSTRGIKNAFVYLRKAPDAIHPRHSEKELEDVNIVSRLTRFVPRSRVVHSGQTIQFRNLSPNYQANFHIVPTGEPGFNQWLMPLQRSKWTPRRAERSPIRLQSDIEEMATCWILVLDHPYAAVTAQDGTFTIPDLPVGKHRLRVWHETINYVEKFVNVSVEAGKTTHMPNCKLTLEQLRKNMNFNPFKKIQIDHE; encoded by the coding sequence ATGAACGTTTTGCTCAAAACAGACCCCGCAATGTCGAATCGGCGATTCGATTCCCTGGCCAGCTTCACCGCAGCCATCATCCTTTGCGGACTCCCCGCATTGTTAGCTGCTGACGAAACACAACCAGCGTCTGCCGACAAAGCCGCATGGGGTTCGGTGACCGGCCGCGTGGTGTTTGAGGGCGACCTCAGCGATCCACTGTTGGATCGTTTTCGCGGGGAGATTCCGGTCTATGCAGGCCCCCGGTCGTTGCTGGCAGTCGAGCGTAACGTAAGAGTTAATCCCGACAATGCACGACAAATCGGCGTCGAGATCAACCGCACGTTGATGATCGACAAATCAACACGCGGAATTAAAAACGCGTTTGTTTATCTCCGCAAAGCTCCGGACGCGATTCATCCTCGCCATTCTGAGAAGGAGTTGGAAGACGTCAACATCGTCTCCCGCCTCACGCGATTTGTCCCTCGTAGCCGTGTTGTACATTCCGGTCAAACCATACAATTCAGAAACTTATCGCCAAACTATCAGGCGAACTTCCACATTGTTCCGACAGGCGAACCGGGCTTCAACCAGTGGCTCATGCCATTGCAGCGATCAAAATGGACGCCGCGCCGCGCAGAAAGGTCTCCGATCCGCCTCCAAAGCGACATCGAGGAGATGGCGACATGCTGGATATTGGTCTTGGATCACCCCTACGCAGCTGTCACGGCTCAGGATGGCACCTTTACGATTCCCGACTTGCCGGTCGGCAAACATCGTTTGAGGGTCTGGCACGAAACGATCAACTACGTCGAGAAATTTGTGAATGTATCTGTCGAGGCGGGCAAAACGACACACATGCCCAATTGCAAATTAACACTGGAACAGCTTCGTAAAAACATGAACTTTAATCCCTTTAAAAAGATACAAATAGACCATGAGTAA
- a CDS encoding beta-sandwich domain-containing protein, with the protein MNVLHKTDPAMSNRRFDSLVGLAAAFLICGLPAVLAADETQPASADKAAWGSVTGRVVFEGDMADPLLDRFRGELPVYEGRPTQRAAAGLEPDNPDAVRQVGVEINRTLMIDEATRGIKNAFVYLYKAPDAIHPRYSEKELEDVTIVSRHTRFVPRACIVQLGQTVQFKNLSPNYSTNIHVNTIRNPGFNSFFESFKQRAWETRRAERIPIKIQSDMRPIAKAWMLILDHPYAAISAKDGTFTIPDLPVGKHRLRVWHETINYVEKFVDVTVEAGKTTNMPNCKLTLEKLRKKHQR; encoded by the coding sequence ATGAACGTTTTGCACAAAACAGACCCCGCGATGTCGAATCGGCGATTCGATTCGCTCGTTGGACTTGCCGCAGCCTTCCTCATTTGCGGACTCCCCGCAGTGTTAGCTGCTGACGAAACACAACCTGCGTCTGCCGACAAAGCCGCATGGGGTTCGGTGACCGGCCGCGTGGTGTTTGAGGGCGACATGGCCGATCCACTGTTGGATCGTTTTCGCGGAGAGCTTCCCGTCTATGAAGGGAGGCCGACGCAACGGGCGGCAGCGGGATTGGAGCCAGATAATCCCGACGCTGTGCGGCAAGTCGGCGTGGAGATCAACCGTACGTTAATGATCGACGAGGCGACACGGGGAATTAAAAACGCGTTTGTTTATCTTTACAAAGCTCCGGACGCGATTCATCCACGGTACTCCGAGAAAGAGTTAGAGGATGTTACAATCGTCTCCCGCCACACGCGATTTGTCCCCCGTGCCTGTATCGTACAATTGGGGCAAACGGTGCAATTCAAAAACCTATCGCCGAACTATTCGACAAACATCCACGTTAACACGATCCGTAATCCCGGTTTCAATTCATTTTTTGAGTCGTTCAAACAAAGGGCGTGGGAAACACGACGTGCGGAACGGATACCGATCAAAATCCAAAGTGATATGCGGCCGATAGCGAAAGCTTGGATGCTGATATTGGACCATCCTTACGCAGCCATTTCGGCTAAGGACGGCACCTTTACGATTCCCGACTTGCCGGTCGGCAAACATCGTTTGAGGGTCTGGCACGAAACGATCAACTACGTCGAGAAATTTGTAGATGTAACCGTTGAGGCGGGCAAAACGACAAACATGCCCAATTGCAAATTGACGTTAGAAAAGCTTCGTAAAAAACATCAACGTTGA